A window from Candidatus Methylomirabilis sp. encodes these proteins:
- a CDS encoding 50S ribosomal protein L25 has protein sequence MEFVDLIAEQRTERRKGAAKRLRRTGRIPAVLYGEGEPLLLSVSPKALQGALEAGENVIINLQVKTDGGVESRKVLVKELQTDPVQGVPLHADFLGISMTRAIAVKVPVELTGTPVGVTGKGGILEHALWELEVRCLPAAIPERITLDVSALDLGDALHVKDLQVPEGVVVEADPGQVVAMVSAPRVEAEEPVAPEVPAEPELVGRKAEAEEPEGEEGAKEPAKKGAAPPKAEAAKKPEAAKKPEPGKKAEAPRREKEKEGK, from the coding sequence ATGGAGTTCGTGGACCTGATCGCCGAGCAGCGGACGGAGCGGAGGAAGGGGGCGGCCAAGCGGCTGCGCCGCACGGGCCGCATCCCCGCCGTCCTGTACGGGGAGGGGGAGCCCCTGTTGCTGAGCGTCAGTCCCAAGGCGCTGCAGGGGGCGTTAGAGGCAGGGGAGAACGTCATCATTAATTTGCAGGTGAAGACGGACGGGGGGGTGGAGAGCCGGAAGGTTCTCGTCAAGGAGCTCCAGACCGACCCGGTGCAGGGGGTCCCGCTGCACGCCGACTTCCTGGGCATCTCGATGACGCGGGCGATCGCAGTGAAGGTCCCGGTGGAACTGACGGGGACGCCCGTGGGGGTCACCGGCAAGGGGGGGATCCTGGAGCACGCGCTCTGGGAGCTAGAGGTCAGGTGCCTCCCGGCCGCGATCCCGGAGCGGATCACCCTGGACGTGAGCGCCCTCGATCTCGGCGACGCCCTCCACGTAAAGGATCTGCAGGTTCCCGAGGGAGTCGTGGTCGAGGCCGACCCCGGGCAGGTGGTGGCCATGGTCTCGGCGCCGCGGGTGGAGGCGGAGGAGCCGGTGGCGCCGGAGGTGCCCGCAGAGCCGGAGCTGGTGGGGCGCAAGGCGGAGGCCGAGGAGCCCGAGGGCGAAGAAGGGGCGAAGGAGCCCGCGAAGAAGGGCGCCGCTCCCCCGAAGGCGGAGGCGGCGAAGAAGCCCGAGGCGGCGAAGAAGCCCGAGCCGGGCAAGAAGGCGGAGGCGCCCCGGAGAGAGAAAGAGAAGGAAGGGAAATAG
- a CDS encoding NUDIX hydrolase, with amino-acid sequence MTRLSERPWNTLSSTPIYHNRWLALREDLVELPDGRTTIYGVVTCGECVGILPFLDPDTVLLVRQYRYVAGRMTWEMPTGGVHAGESVEEAARRELAEEIGYRPGRLTPLCTYHTSKSVLDETAHLFLGEGMERLALPPDETEFIEVRPFPFAEVLRMVLAGEILDGMTIVAVLLAARGRAGRP; translated from the coding sequence ATGACGAGGCTGTCCGAGCGGCCCTGGAACACCCTCTCGAGCACCCCCATTTACCACAACCGGTGGCTCGCCCTCCGGGAGGACCTGGTGGAGCTTCCCGACGGGCGGACCACCATCTACGGCGTGGTCACCTGCGGGGAGTGCGTGGGCATCCTTCCCTTCCTCGACCCCGACACGGTCCTCCTGGTCCGGCAGTACCGCTACGTGGCCGGCCGGATGACCTGGGAGATGCCGACGGGAGGGGTGCACGCCGGCGAGTCGGTCGAGGAGGCAGCCCGGCGCGAGTTGGCGGAGGAGATCGGCTACCGGCCCGGGCGGCTCACCCCCCTCTGCACCTACCACACCAGCAAGAGCGTCCTGGACGAGACGGCCCACCTGTTCCTCGGGGAGGGCATGGAGCGCCTGGCGCTCCCGCCGGATGAGACCGAGTTCATCGAGGTCCGCCCCTTTCCCTTCGCCGAGGTCCTCCGCATGGTCCTGGCGGGTGAGATCCTGGACGGCATGACGATCGTCGCCGTCCTCCTCGCCGCCCGCGGGCGCGCCGGCCGCCCCTGA
- a CDS encoding ribose-phosphate pyrophosphokinase — translation MSRLILFTGNANPQLAQEIADYLGMRLGQAEVSQFSDGEIFVQIEENVRGADVFVIQPTCPPVNQSLMELLVMLDALKRASAQRITAVLPYYGYGRQDRKVQPRVPISAKLVADLVTVAGAHRLLTMDLHAGQIQGFFNIPVDHLFAAPVFLRYFQDRQWKDAVVVSPDAGGVERARAFAKRLGTSLAFIDKRRTGVNEAKVMHIVGDVAGKDAILVDDMVDTAGTLTQAGAALKEQGARRIYASCTHPVLSGPAVERIDTSGIEEVVVTNTIPLDERRSSKKITVLSVAALLGEAIDRIHKEASVSSLFV, via the coding sequence GTGAGCCGACTGATCCTCTTCACGGGGAACGCCAATCCCCAGCTCGCCCAGGAGATCGCCGACTACCTGGGGATGCGCCTGGGGCAGGCGGAGGTTTCCCAGTTTTCCGACGGGGAGATCTTCGTCCAGATCGAGGAGAACGTCCGGGGGGCCGACGTCTTCGTGATCCAGCCGACCTGCCCGCCGGTGAATCAGAGCCTCATGGAACTCCTCGTCATGCTGGATGCCCTGAAGCGGGCGTCGGCCCAGCGGATCACCGCCGTCCTCCCCTACTACGGCTACGGCCGCCAGGACCGGAAGGTGCAGCCCCGGGTCCCCATCTCGGCCAAGCTGGTCGCGGACCTCGTCACGGTGGCGGGGGCGCACCGGCTCCTGACCATGGACCTGCACGCCGGCCAGATCCAGGGGTTCTTCAACATCCCGGTGGACCACCTCTTCGCCGCCCCGGTGTTCCTGCGGTACTTCCAGGACCGGCAGTGGAAGGACGCGGTGGTGGTCTCCCCCGACGCCGGGGGGGTGGAGCGGGCCCGGGCCTTCGCCAAGCGGCTCGGAACCTCTCTGGCCTTCATCGACAAGCGCCGGACCGGAGTCAACGAGGCCAAGGTGATGCACATCGTGGGGGATGTGGCCGGCAAGGATGCGATCCTGGTGGACGACATGGTGGACACCGCCGGGACCCTGACCCAGGCCGGCGCCGCCCTGAAGGAGCAGGGGGCTCGCCGCATCTACGCCTCCTGCACCCACCCGGTCCTCTCGGGGCCGGCCGTGGAGCGGATCGATACCTCCGGGATCGAGGAGGTGGTGGTGACCAACACCATCCCCCTGGACGAGCGCCGCTCCTCGAAGAAGATCACGGTCCTCTCGGTGGCCGCCCTGCTCGGGGAGGCCATTGACCGGATCCACAAGGAAGCGTCGGTCAGCAGCCTCTTCGTGTAG
- the pth gene encoding aminoacyl-tRNA hydrolase: MWLVVGLGNPGREYRASRHNVGFRVLQAVAAAAGVSCRRRRFDSGFGTATLAGVPVTLVLPQTYMNRSGEPVRAWMEYLQLPPERLLVIHDDIDLPLGRLRVIREGGHAGHKGVRAIQEALGTEAFPRLRLGVGRPPGKLETPEYVLGTFAPDERQVAEEMIARAAEGVLLILGEGLAVAMNRLNVRPPSGPPGAVEGEGQEGR; this comes from the coding sequence GTGTGGCTGGTGGTGGGCCTGGGGAACCCGGGGCGAGAGTACAGGGCGAGCCGCCACAATGTCGGGTTCCGGGTCCTCCAGGCGGTGGCGGCGGCCGCCGGGGTTTCTTGTCGGCGGCGGCGCTTCGACAGCGGCTTCGGGACGGCCACGCTGGCCGGCGTACCGGTCACCCTCGTTCTGCCCCAGACGTACATGAACCGCAGCGGGGAGCCGGTTCGGGCCTGGATGGAGTATCTTCAGCTCCCACCGGAACGCCTCCTGGTCATCCACGACGACATCGACCTGCCGCTCGGCCGGCTGCGGGTCATCCGAGAGGGGGGACACGCCGGCCACAAGGGGGTCCGCGCCATCCAGGAGGCGCTGGGCACGGAGGCCTTCCCCCGCCTGCGGTTGGGCGTGGGGCGGCCCCCGGGCAAGCTGGAGACCCCGGAGTACGTCCTGGGGACCTTCGCCCCCGACGAGAGGCAGGTCGCCGAGGAGATGATCGCGCGGGCCGCCGAGGGGGTCCTCCTCATCCTGGGGGAGGGCCTGGCGGTCGCCATGAACCGGCTCAACGTCCGACCGCCGAGCGGGCCCCCCGGGGCGGT